GCACGGTTAATCTCAACGGCTTCACCATACACAGCCGTTAAACGCTCGTGCTCTGGGAAACTTACACGAATTTCTTTATCTGTTGAAGTCCCTGCTGCTAATGCATAAAATTCTGTTTTTAAACTATGGAAAGGTGCTCTATCTACTAACACGATTTCCGTGTCCAAAGGTAAGTTGTTTGGTAAAAGTCGAAGCATGACACGCATATTGCCGTAGCCGCCACCTAAAAGTACTAATTTCCCCATAATAGTCTCCTTTAATGTATCTAATAATAATTGTTCACAAAGTATCCACAAATGAGTATAACCGATTGTGAGAAGTTTCACAATATAAGATTGCATTTTTGTGAAAGATTTCACAATATCGATCACTTCTTTGCGTTTTTACACAACAATTATGCCAAAGTCAATTATATCTCGGCATAATTTGTACCCTGTGGTTACAAGCCGACTTGAAAAGTTCAACTTAAAATTTATACCATTCAAAAGTATCCTTCAATAATTTGCATTCCTACTGAATGTAAATGCCTAGTAGCATTCCTATAAATGTGAAGGTCTTCAGCTCAATCAATTTAAATGATTGACGAACGTTTCAAAAGCTAGTAGCATATCAATGGTGAGGTGAACATATGAATCCAATGGTTGAATTTTGTGTAAGTAATTTAGCAAATGGCTCACAAAAAACTTATGAAATACTCGAACGCGATCCAAATATCGACGTTTTGGAATATGGCTGCCTTAGCTACTGTACAAAGTGTTCTGAATCTTTTTACGCGATTGTAAATGGTGAATTAGT
This DNA window, taken from Lysinibacillus sp. FSL M8-0337, encodes the following:
- a CDS encoding YuzB family protein, producing the protein MNPMVEFCVSNLANGSQKTYEILERDPNIDVLEYGCLSYCTKCSESFYAIVNGELVEAASPEELTKAIYQFIDENPLW